Proteins encoded by one window of Phycisphaerae bacterium:
- a CDS encoding serine hydroxymethyltransferase — protein sequence MTVANRATFKTVASVDPEIMPFLLDEVRRQQETIELIASENHVSQAVLETLGSVFTNKYAEGYPGKRYYGGCENMDGVENLARERAKKLFGCDHANVQPHSGSQANAAVYLAVLQPGDTILSLDLAHGGHLSHGLKVNMSGLLYNIVAYGVDRKTEQFDFAEIRRLAREHKPKLIISGASAYPRTIDFQKFSEIAEEVGAVHMADIAHIAGMVAVGLHPSPVPTAGIVTTTTHKTLRGPRGGMIMCKEQFAKTIDSRVFPGTQGGPLMHCIAAKAVGFAESLKPEFRTYQQQILDNAKALAEGLVAKGNRLVSGGTDNHLMLLDLRPAYPDVTGKQAEEWLGVAGIVVNKNMIPFDERKPTQTSGLRLGTPAVTTRGMKEPQMTAIAGLIDRALRSGGDENVLKKVRGEVLELCNQFVLYG from the coding sequence ATGACCGTCGCCAACCGCGCTACCTTCAAGACCGTTGCTTCCGTCGATCCCGAAATCATGCCGTTCCTTCTGGACGAGGTCCGGCGGCAGCAGGAGACCATCGAGCTCATTGCCTCGGAGAATCACGTTTCTCAGGCCGTGCTGGAGACGCTGGGGTCGGTTTTCACCAACAAGTACGCCGAAGGCTATCCCGGCAAGCGCTACTACGGCGGCTGCGAGAACATGGACGGGGTGGAGAACCTCGCCCGCGAGCGGGCCAAGAAGCTGTTCGGCTGCGACCACGCCAACGTCCAGCCGCATTCCGGCAGTCAAGCCAACGCCGCGGTCTACCTGGCCGTCCTCCAGCCCGGCGACACGATCCTCTCGCTCGACCTTGCCCACGGCGGACACCTCTCCCACGGGCTCAAGGTGAACATGAGCGGCCTGCTCTACAACATCGTGGCCTACGGCGTGGATCGAAAAACCGAGCAGTTCGACTTCGCGGAGATCCGGCGCCTCGCCCGCGAGCACAAACCCAAGCTGATTATCAGCGGCGCCTCGGCCTATCCTCGCACGATTGACTTTCAGAAGTTCTCAGAAATTGCAGAAGAGGTCGGCGCGGTGCACATGGCCGACATTGCCCATATTGCCGGAATGGTGGCCGTCGGTCTTCACCCCAGCCCTGTCCCGACGGCGGGCATCGTCACGACCACGACGCACAAGACCCTCCGCGGTCCGCGCGGCGGCATGATCATGTGCAAGGAGCAGTTCGCCAAGACCATCGACTCCCGTGTTTTTCCGGGGACTCAGGGCGGCCCGCTGATGCATTGTATTGCAGCCAAAGCAGTTGGGTTCGCCGAATCGCTCAAGCCCGAGTTCAGGACGTACCAGCAACAGATTCTGGATAATGCGAAAGCGCTGGCGGAGGGGCTGGTAGCGAAGGGGAATCGACTGGTCTCCGGTGGAACGGATAACCATCTGATGCTGCTGGACTTGCGGCCAGCCTATCCGGATGTAACGGGCAAGCAAGCGGAGGAGTGGCTGGGCGTCGCGGGCATCGTGGTGAACAAGAACATGATTCCCTTCGACGAGCGTAAACCCACGCAGACAAGCGGTTTGCGCCTCGGCACACCGGCGGTGACCACGCGGGGGATGAAAGAACCGCAAATGACGGCCATCGCAGGACTTATCGATCGCGCCCTGCGCAGCGGCGGGGATGAGAACGTCCTCAAGAAAGTCCGCGGCGAGGTTCTGGAACTCTGCAATCAATTCGTGCTGTACGGCTGA
- a CDS encoding thrombospondin type 3 repeat-containing protein — translation MVTGSDIILQDTEVLLSGEVLYLGQPAGTIAFATDGDGLRSLWWLSLDGRVIQVNTLSRPGEPTVTDTRPEDYRGVPCDACEFWDDQSVCVDFDSDDDGVPNDEDNCPLTANANQRDGDDDGVGDVCDNCPQVPNNSQADIDRDGFGDACDAVDDRPAIRLCGADIVVGMMMSVLGMGVLGLRRRR, via the coding sequence ATCGTCACCGGCTCGGACATCATCCTTCAGGACACGGAGGTGCTGCTTTCGGGCGAGGTGCTCTACCTGGGCCAGCCGGCCGGGACGATCGCGTTCGCAACCGACGGCGACGGGCTTCGCTCGCTGTGGTGGCTTTCGCTGGACGGGCGGGTGATCCAGGTGAACACGCTCTCGCGTCCGGGCGAGCCGACGGTGACGGACACGCGCCCGGAGGACTATCGCGGCGTGCCCTGCGACGCGTGCGAATTCTGGGACGACCAGAGCGTGTGTGTGGACTTCGACTCGGACGACGATGGGGTTCCCAACGACGAGGACAACTGCCCGCTGACGGCCAACGCCAACCAGCGTGACGGCGACGATGACGGCGTGGGCGACGTGTGCGACAACTGTCCGCAGGTGCCTAACAACAGCCAGGCGGACATCGACCGCGACGGATTCGGTGACGCGTGCGACGCGGTGGACGACCGGCCGGCGATCCGCCTGTGCGGCGCGGACATCGTCGTGGGGATGATGATGAGCGTGCTGGGGATGGGGGTGCTGGGGTTGAGGAGGAGGAGGTAG
- a CDS encoding MBL fold metallo-hydrolase, protein MATITEISAGVHRISVLYREINLQFNHFLVVDDEPLLYHTGMRRMFPEVVEAVKRIIDPAKLRWIGFSHFEVDECGSLNNWLTIAPHAQAVLGVVGSMVNLNDYADRPPRALNQDEVFSTGKLRFKYRSTPHLPHGWDAGVLFEETQRVLFCSDLFTHNGDVEAITESDILGRTRQSLVDFQAGPLMDYMPYTPNTRRLLEGLARLEPRVLATMHGSSFAGDGAKALIDLDGVMKEMLGKPSR, encoded by the coding sequence ATGGCAACAATCACGGAAATATCGGCCGGGGTGCATCGGATCAGCGTTCTGTATCGCGAGATCAATCTGCAGTTCAACCACTTCCTGGTGGTTGATGACGAGCCGCTGCTCTACCACACGGGCATGCGGCGGATGTTTCCCGAGGTGGTGGAGGCGGTGAAGCGGATCATCGATCCGGCGAAGCTGCGCTGGATCGGATTCAGCCACTTCGAGGTGGACGAGTGCGGGTCGCTCAACAACTGGCTGACGATCGCGCCACATGCACAGGCCGTGTTGGGCGTGGTGGGATCGATGGTGAATCTGAACGACTACGCCGATCGGCCGCCGCGGGCGCTCAATCAGGACGAAGTGTTCAGTACGGGGAAGTTGCGGTTCAAGTATCGATCGACGCCGCATCTGCCGCACGGCTGGGACGCGGGCGTGCTGTTCGAGGAGACGCAGCGGGTGCTGTTCTGCTCGGACCTGTTCACGCACAACGGGGACGTGGAAGCGATTACGGAGTCGGACATTCTGGGGCGGACGCGGCAGTCGCTGGTGGATTTCCAGGCGGGGCCGCTGATGGACTACATGCCCTATACGCCGAACACGCGGCGGTTGCTGGAGGGGCTGGCACGGCTGGAACCGCGCGTGCTGGCGACGATGCACGGTAGTTCGTTTGCGGGAGATGGCGCGAAGGCGCTGATTGATCTTGACGGGGTGATGAAGGAGATGCTGGGGAAGCCGTCGAGGTGA
- a CDS encoding SDR family oxidoreductase — MPTNIAIIGCGYVGSALGKHLAAAGHDVLATTRSRDRLPDLSALGLRPAVLDVVDVAAMRSLLADRHAVFLTVAAGAYDADYRAVYLRAAQSLAEVLPDAPVRRLIYTSSTSVYAQNDASWVDEDSPAEGAREGGKVLVEAEKVLLGIPAARPANRPLSVSVVRLTGIYGPSRDHLARIHSAAGATRDDGNAYVNMVHRDDIITALVALLDTDHHGVLNLSGDRPMLRREYYDRLLAAAGLPPVTWTDGNTSPRGKRVRNDRIKLLLGLTLRHPQH, encoded by the coding sequence ATGCCCACCAACATCGCCATCATCGGCTGCGGATACGTCGGCTCGGCTCTGGGTAAACATCTCGCCGCCGCCGGTCACGACGTTCTCGCCACCACCCGCTCGCGCGACCGCTTACCCGACCTCTCCGCCCTCGGCCTCCGCCCCGCCGTGCTCGACGTTGTCGACGTCGCCGCCATGCGCTCCCTCCTCGCCGACCGCCACGCCGTCTTCCTCACCGTCGCCGCCGGCGCTTACGACGCCGACTACCGCGCCGTCTACCTCCGCGCCGCCCAGAGCCTCGCCGAAGTCCTGCCCGACGCCCCCGTCCGCCGTCTCATCTACACGTCCTCAACTTCCGTCTACGCCCAGAATGACGCCTCCTGGGTCGACGAAGATTCCCCGGCCGAGGGCGCCCGCGAGGGCGGCAAAGTCCTCGTCGAAGCGGAAAAAGTCCTGCTGGGCATCCCCGCCGCCCGACCCGCAAACCGTCCTCTCAGCGTTAGCGTCGTCCGCCTCACCGGGATCTACGGCCCCAGCCGCGACCACCTCGCTCGCATCCACAGCGCGGCCGGCGCCACCCGCGACGACGGCAACGCCTACGTCAACATGGTCCATCGCGATGACATCATCACGGCACTCGTGGCCTTGCTCGACACCGACCACCACGGCGTGCTCAACCTTTCCGGCGATCGCCCCATGCTCCGCCGCGAATACTACGATCGCCTCCTCGCCGCCGCCGGCCTGCCGCCCGTCACCTGGACGGACGGCAACACCTCCCCGCGCGGCAAGCGCGTCCGCAACGATCGGATCAAGCTATTACTGGGATTGACGCTCCGCCATCCGCAGCACTGA
- a CDS encoding tRNA-(ms[2]io[6]A)-hydroxylase, producing MSKTHQPIAVDLPLRYVTPPEWAAGVLREPLLLLNDHAHLEKKAAANALELLNRWPEPNPPENWVKVMTAVARDEVEHLAVVVRLLARRGGRLTRMHRNRYAADLHALVRRGRGPEELIDRLMISALIEARSCERFALLAEHCPDRELARLYRGLYASEAGHYESFISLARGLPGAKGIDRRWSQMLNAEAEIIVAQPPGPTMHSGM from the coding sequence ATGAGCAAAACGCACCAGCCAATCGCCGTCGACCTTCCCCTTCGCTACGTCACTCCTCCCGAATGGGCCGCCGGTGTCCTGCGCGAGCCGCTCCTCCTTCTCAACGACCATGCGCACCTGGAAAAGAAGGCCGCCGCCAACGCCCTCGAATTGCTCAACCGCTGGCCCGAGCCCAATCCGCCGGAAAACTGGGTCAAGGTCATGACCGCCGTCGCCCGCGACGAGGTCGAGCACCTGGCCGTCGTTGTCCGACTCCTTGCCCGTCGCGGAGGACGACTGACCCGCATGCACCGCAACCGCTACGCTGCCGACCTCCACGCCCTCGTCCGCCGCGGCCGCGGTCCGGAGGAGCTCATCGACCGCCTCATGATCAGCGCCCTGATCGAGGCCCGCTCCTGCGAACGCTTCGCCCTCCTCGCCGAACACTGCCCGGACCGCGAGCTCGCCCGCCTCTACCGCGGGCTCTACGCCTCAGAAGCCGGCCACTACGAGAGCTTCATCAGCCTTGCTCGTGGCCTTCCCGGTGCAAAGGGCATCGACCGCCGCTGGAGCCAGATGCTCAATGCCGAGGCCGAAATCATCGTCGCCCAACCTCCCGGCCCGACCATGCACAGCGGAATGTAG
- a CDS encoding tetratricopeptide repeat protein, with amino-acid sequence MRSSRVIVLLVVLWCAAGGAFLGAAFLQRQRLNLSPTAGGQFPYLAYAKGIAEEGITDYFGDRNRMPLIPALTAMAYDTDLTVFFRRATAISILISAVLLLAIGAVAYATLPPAAATLFGLLTAVTIFLPKASFVQAELAFYTLFFGTWLVFCRLLLRPKLGWAVVGGVLLALAYLTKSSAAPLWIALVVTLVLRAVVRHFHSTSASSPTREGDKTQARDTDARNTSRHSLFRRPSRFQSFLAALVVKFTFLLLTSPYLFANYTHFGQVFYNVNSTFFMWCDNWTEAEQFARAYEINEHYPEASSDRIPGPLNYWRTHTFGQMVHRLAYGLQTLGAMALHSAWLKYLLVLALAAVVLGFRSPGRVRAWLARYAFPAVFTGVMLAGYLFAYAWYVPVAYGDRFLLSLVLPVVFALLWLATSLSAKLSPLRIAGLRFRAFDLLCAAMSLALLFELGVQLAGRAYAADPVFIRFYYNESRARLDAGDLPEARRGFTGVIKLDPAFAPAYLGLGMVDLLESRPQDAIVHLREAIRLRPNQADAHNSLGSALLATGRPKEAVAAFRLAVDLDPDFATAWYNLGGTLASLGRYEEARKILPTLQRLNPRLAADLARLLE; translated from the coding sequence ATGCGGTCTTCACGGGTCATCGTTCTGCTGGTCGTTCTCTGGTGCGCTGCGGGCGGCGCGTTTCTGGGCGCCGCGTTCCTCCAGCGGCAGCGCCTCAACCTCAGCCCCACGGCCGGCGGGCAATTCCCCTACCTGGCCTACGCAAAGGGGATAGCGGAGGAAGGCATTACCGATTACTTCGGCGATCGCAACCGCATGCCGCTGATCCCCGCCCTCACCGCGATGGCCTATGACACCGATCTAACGGTATTTTTCCGTCGTGCCACGGCGATCTCCATTCTGATTTCCGCCGTGCTCCTCCTGGCTATCGGCGCGGTCGCGTACGCCACGCTTCCGCCCGCCGCCGCGACGCTCTTCGGGCTGCTCACTGCCGTAACGATTTTCCTGCCCAAGGCTTCCTTCGTCCAGGCCGAACTTGCGTTCTACACGCTCTTCTTTGGGACCTGGCTTGTCTTCTGCCGCTTGCTCCTGCGGCCGAAATTGGGATGGGCGGTGGTTGGAGGTGTCTTGCTCGCCCTGGCCTATTTGACCAAGTCATCGGCCGCACCCCTCTGGATCGCCCTTGTTGTAACGCTCGTGCTTCGCGCGGTTGTCCGCCATTTTCACTCGACTTCGGCGTCCTCTCCGACGCGCGAGGGGGATAAGACCCAGGCTCGCGACACGGACGCGCGGAATACATCACGCCACTCTCTCTTTCGAAGGCCCTCGCGCTTTCAGTCCTTCCTGGCGGCGCTGGTCGTGAAGTTCACATTCCTCCTGCTGACATCCCCGTACCTATTCGCGAACTACACGCATTTCGGCCAAGTCTTCTACAACGTGAATTCGACGTTTTTCATGTGGTGCGACAACTGGACCGAGGCCGAGCAGTTCGCGCGAGCCTATGAAATCAATGAGCACTATCCCGAGGCTTCCTCCGATCGCATTCCCGGCCCACTCAACTACTGGCGGACACACACGTTTGGCCAGATGGTTCACCGCCTCGCCTATGGCCTTCAGACGCTGGGAGCGATGGCCCTGCATAGCGCATGGCTCAAGTACCTGCTTGTTCTGGCGCTGGCCGCCGTGGTCCTCGGGTTCCGCAGTCCGGGCAGAGTTCGTGCGTGGCTCGCCAGGTACGCTTTCCCGGCCGTGTTCACCGGCGTGATGCTCGCAGGCTATCTCTTCGCGTATGCCTGGTACGTTCCGGTGGCCTACGGCGATCGCTTCCTGCTATCGCTCGTCTTGCCCGTGGTATTCGCGCTGCTCTGGCTTGCCACGTCGCTGTCCGCCAAGTTATCACCGTTGCGGATCGCCGGGCTGCGCTTCCGCGCATTCGACTTGCTCTGCGCCGCCATGAGTCTTGCCTTGTTGTTCGAATTGGGCGTGCAACTCGCCGGCCGGGCCTACGCCGCCGATCCTGTCTTCATCCGCTTCTACTACAACGAGTCCCGCGCGAGACTCGATGCCGGCGACCTGCCGGAAGCGCGACGTGGTTTTACCGGCGTAATCAAGCTCGACCCTGCTTTCGCGCCCGCGTACCTCGGGCTTGGTATGGTCGATCTGCTGGAAAGCCGACCGCAAGACGCCATCGTGCATTTGCGCGAAGCCATCCGCCTCCGCCCCAACCAGGCCGACGCCCACAACAGCCTTGGCTCCGCGCTGCTCGCCACGGGACGACCGAAGGAGGCGGTCGCCGCATTCCGCCTCGCAGTCGATCTCGACCCCGATTTTGCCACCGCCTGGTACAACCTGGGTGGAACGTTGGCTTCCCTCGGGCGGTACGAAGAGGCCCGGAAGATTCTCCCTACGCTCCAACGCCTCAATCCACGACTGGCAGCCGATCTTGCCAGGCTGTTAGAATGA
- a CDS encoding histidine--tRNA ligase — protein MKGFRDITAGEMLARERMIGRIREVYERYGFVPLETPGLEYVDVLGKYLPEADQPDGGIFAFRDEDQEWVALRYDLTAPLSRYVAMNPDLPLPFRRYQIGPVYRVEKPGPGRFREFYQCDFDSVGTNSMLADAECCMVMCDTLEALGIRRGDYRININNRKVLNGVLEAIGGGADLSERGSLNVLRAIDKLDRVGLEGVRQLLGAGRRDESGDFTKGAGLEGTQTDVVLRYLAVQGANRATVCDELERLVGESAVGREGVDELRQIGQALHDADYREDRVVIDPTVVRGLAYYTGPVFEGVLTFDIVDESGAKRQFGSVFGGGRYDDLVERFTGQRVPATGASIGVDRLLAALVALDKVEMTTATAPVLVTRLDKSMTREYQNIAFELRSAGINAELYVGTQGIGKQFKYASDSGKTVAVIVGEDELNSGQVSIKDLRLGRELGAQVGADRRKWLEEQPAQFSAPRGELVTAVQRVLGRYSIG, from the coding sequence ATGAAGGGGTTCCGGGATATTACCGCGGGGGAGATGCTCGCCCGTGAGCGCATGATCGGCCGCATTCGGGAGGTGTACGAGCGCTACGGATTCGTACCCCTGGAGACACCGGGGCTGGAATACGTTGATGTGCTCGGGAAGTACCTTCCCGAAGCGGATCAGCCCGACGGAGGCATTTTTGCGTTCCGCGACGAGGATCAGGAATGGGTCGCGTTGCGCTACGACCTGACCGCGCCGCTCTCCCGATACGTGGCGATGAACCCCGATTTGCCACTGCCATTCCGTCGGTATCAGATCGGGCCGGTGTATCGCGTCGAGAAACCCGGGCCGGGGCGCTTTCGCGAATTCTACCAGTGCGACTTCGACTCGGTCGGCACGAATTCGATGCTGGCCGACGCGGAGTGCTGCATGGTCATGTGCGATACGCTGGAGGCGCTGGGCATCCGCCGCGGTGACTACCGTATCAACATCAACAACCGCAAGGTGCTCAACGGCGTGCTGGAGGCGATCGGCGGCGGCGCGGATCTGTCCGAGCGCGGGTCGCTCAATGTTCTTCGGGCGATCGACAAGCTCGATCGCGTGGGACTCGAAGGCGTGCGACAATTGCTTGGCGCGGGTCGGCGCGATGAATCCGGTGACTTCACCAAGGGTGCCGGACTGGAAGGCACACAGACCGACGTGGTGTTGCGATACCTTGCCGTCCAGGGCGCGAATCGTGCTACGGTTTGTGACGAGCTCGAGCGTCTTGTTGGCGAGAGTGCGGTCGGCCGGGAAGGCGTAGACGAATTGCGCCAGATCGGCCAGGCGCTGCATGACGCGGACTATCGCGAAGACCGTGTGGTCATCGACCCGACAGTCGTTCGCGGACTGGCCTACTATACCGGACCGGTGTTCGAAGGCGTGCTTACCTTTGACATCGTGGATGAATCGGGGGCAAAGCGACAATTCGGCAGCGTGTTCGGCGGAGGTCGCTACGACGATCTCGTCGAACGGTTCACCGGCCAGCGCGTGCCCGCGACCGGCGCGTCGATCGGCGTTGATCGCCTGCTTGCGGCGCTGGTGGCCCTCGACAAGGTCGAGATGACCACGGCCACGGCTCCGGTGCTGGTAACCCGCCTGGACAAGAGCATGACGCGGGAGTACCAGAATATCGCCTTTGAGCTTCGCTCGGCAGGCATCAACGCGGAGCTATACGTCGGCACGCAGGGCATCGGCAAGCAGTTCAAGTACGCCAGCGACAGCGGAAAAACGGTGGCCGTCATCGTCGGTGAGGACGAGTTGAACTCAGGGCAGGTGTCGATCAAGGACCTTCGCCTGGGGCGGGAGCTGGGGGCGCAGGTCGGTGCGGATCGGCGGAAATGGCTCGAAGAGCAGCCGGCGCAGTTTTCGGCCCCGCGCGGCGAGCTCGTGACGGCGGTGCAGCGCGTGCTGGGGCGGTACTCGATCGGGTAA
- a CDS encoding aminotransferase class I/II-fold pyridoxal phosphate-dependent enzyme, with protein MNSSKPVSLNLNVRGMGASATLAIKEVCRRLRGQGKHIYDFGLGQSPFPVPGTVVDALRHSAHEKDYLPVQGLPALREAVAEFHRRRDHIAVDPSRVLIGPGSKELMFLLQLSFYGEIVLRTPCWVSYLPQARIIGRQINLMHTSFETGWKIRPEQLLERLEGEQDDLRPRLFILNYPSNPTGHTYTADELKELAEVARRFQLIILSDEIYGQLHYQGEHVSIARFYPERTIVSSGLSKWCGAGGWRLGTFTFPEELQWLLESMAAVASETYTSVCAPVQYAAVEAFHCGVSVERYLWHVRRILSAMAQRCVSTLHDAGIALHPPAGSFYLYPDLSPLKERAAARGIRSGAVLCRRLLEETGVAVLPGSSFARPAEELTLRLSFVDFDGASALAASENVPLDQPLPEATLERCCRNVFEGVERVAAWAKAL; from the coding sequence ATGAATTCATCGAAACCGGTAAGCCTGAACCTGAACGTGCGGGGGATGGGCGCCTCGGCCACCCTGGCCATCAAAGAGGTTTGCCGCCGCCTGCGCGGGCAAGGTAAGCACATCTACGACTTCGGCCTGGGACAGTCGCCATTTCCTGTACCGGGAACCGTCGTGGATGCGCTGCGACACTCGGCCCACGAGAAGGATTATCTCCCGGTGCAGGGCCTACCGGCACTGCGCGAAGCGGTGGCGGAGTTTCATCGACGGAGGGACCACATCGCCGTGGACCCGTCGCGCGTGCTGATCGGTCCGGGCTCGAAGGAGTTGATGTTCCTCCTGCAGCTCAGCTTCTACGGGGAGATCGTACTGCGAACGCCGTGTTGGGTTTCGTATCTGCCCCAGGCGCGGATTATCGGCCGGCAGATCAATCTGATGCACACGAGTTTCGAAACGGGATGGAAGATTCGCCCAGAGCAGCTTCTGGAGCGACTCGAAGGGGAACAGGACGATCTCCGCCCGCGTCTGTTCATCCTCAATTATCCGAGCAATCCGACCGGGCACACGTACACGGCGGACGAGTTGAAGGAACTGGCCGAGGTTGCGCGGCGATTCCAGCTCATCATTCTTTCCGACGAGATCTACGGGCAATTGCACTATCAGGGCGAACACGTATCGATCGCTCGGTTCTACCCGGAGCGGACCATCGTCAGCTCGGGGCTGTCCAAGTGGTGCGGCGCGGGAGGTTGGCGCCTAGGGACGTTCACGTTTCCGGAGGAGCTTCAGTGGCTGCTGGAGTCGATGGCGGCCGTGGCGAGCGAAACGTACACTTCCGTTTGCGCGCCGGTGCAGTACGCCGCCGTGGAGGCTTTTCATTGCGGGGTTTCCGTGGAGCGCTATCTATGGCATGTGCGCCGGATTCTCTCCGCGATGGCTCAGCGATGCGTGAGCACCCTTCATGACGCCGGGATTGCGCTGCATCCTCCGGCGGGATCATTTTACCTTTATCCGGATCTTTCGCCGCTGAAGGAGCGCGCCGCCGCACGGGGGATTCGCAGCGGCGCGGTTCTCTGCCGGCGCCTGCTCGAGGAAACCGGCGTGGCCGTGCTTCCGGGCTCATCCTTCGCCCGGCCGGCGGAGGAACTCACGCTGCGGTTGTCGTTCGTGGATTTTGACGGCGCGTCGGCGCTGGCGGCCAGCGAGAACGTCCCCCTTGACCAGCCGCTGCCCGAGGCCACGCTGGAGCGCTGCTGCAGAAATGTATTTGAGGGTGTGGAGCGCGTCGCGGCGTGGGCGAAGGCGCTGTAA
- a CDS encoding SO_0444 family Cu/Zn efflux transporter, translating into MFLTAWSILCESAVFILFGFLLAGLLDAALTTARVIPLLSRRRARSVFWATIVGLPLPLCSCGVLPTALTLRRRGASKGATLSFLISTPETSVTSVLLTYALLGPVMAVFRPIAACVTALVAGLIENARGGEEETKSSVPVADVPPAMVSLTVMGQPAPLEETCCATESKLAEAPAGESLRGRIDKGMRFAFVDLFDDIFAWVLVGIVVAAAIQVFLPPDVLQRIAGGPFQASLLMVLIGVPLYVCAEASTPIAAVLIAQGLNPGAALVFLLVGPATNIGSLGVLRKELGTRTIVIYLASIVVVSLLMGGVLNDTLANSSWDLSIRPLDEPLVPAWLKTAGALLFLIMGLGAARRQRYLSRLSSWLSARLPVRFTPRRLLGIAIVAPLAGYALSGIFVVRAGESGIVRRFGAVQRIGLEPGLHFAWPYPIDRVNRVRSLETRRLTLGVPLEPDSGAMDLTEGWQLVGDENIADVQVAVHWGAKPDAVIDYQFAVAQREALVRGVVLAAIREVVGGLPVDRVLTVGRGQVEEDIERLSRQRLEAYGSGIRIDAVRMLDAHAPPDVHAAFRDVASALEDRATYVDQARTMEARILPLARSQAVERREQTAAQADSLVRSARGEAHRFLALLEAYSRAPEVTRRRLELETLESVLPGVRKYIKPPADSGGEVEIWFVEKGELRRAQPFMEN; encoded by the coding sequence ATGTTCCTGACGGCCTGGTCCATCCTCTGCGAGTCGGCCGTGTTCATTCTGTTCGGCTTTCTGCTGGCTGGACTCCTGGACGCAGCGCTGACCACGGCGCGGGTGATTCCCTTGTTGTCTCGCCGTCGGGCGCGGTCGGTATTCTGGGCGACCATCGTAGGACTACCGCTGCCGCTGTGCTCATGCGGCGTGCTGCCCACGGCGTTGACATTGCGGCGGCGAGGCGCCAGCAAAGGCGCCACGCTTTCCTTTCTCATTTCGACACCGGAGACGAGCGTTACGTCGGTGCTGCTGACGTACGCCCTGCTCGGACCGGTCATGGCGGTGTTCCGGCCCATTGCGGCGTGCGTAACGGCCCTGGTCGCGGGACTCATCGAGAACGCCCGGGGCGGGGAGGAGGAGACCAAGTCATCCGTTCCTGTGGCGGACGTACCGCCGGCTATGGTCTCGCTTACCGTCATGGGACAGCCGGCGCCGCTGGAAGAGACCTGTTGCGCCACGGAGTCGAAGCTGGCCGAAGCGCCGGCGGGCGAAAGTCTGCGAGGGCGAATCGACAAGGGCATGCGATTCGCGTTCGTCGACCTCTTCGACGACATCTTCGCGTGGGTGCTCGTGGGGATTGTGGTCGCAGCGGCGATCCAGGTATTTCTGCCGCCTGACGTACTCCAGCGCATCGCGGGCGGGCCGTTTCAGGCATCGCTGCTCATGGTTCTGATCGGCGTTCCGCTGTATGTTTGCGCGGAAGCCTCCACCCCCATTGCCGCCGTACTGATCGCCCAGGGGCTTAATCCCGGCGCGGCGCTCGTCTTCCTGCTGGTCGGACCGGCCACCAATATCGGGTCGCTGGGCGTGCTGCGCAAGGAGCTGGGGACGCGGACAATCGTCATCTATCTGGCCTCCATCGTGGTCGTTTCGCTGCTGATGGGCGGTGTGCTCAACGACACGCTGGCCAATTCAAGCTGGGACCTTTCGATCCGTCCACTCGACGAGCCGCTCGTCCCCGCATGGCTCAAGACCGCCGGGGCGCTGCTGTTCCTGATCATGGGCCTCGGAGCCGCGCGGCGGCAGCGCTATCTCTCCCGGCTCAGTTCCTGGCTGAGCGCGAGGCTTCCGGTGCGATTCACGCCGAGGCGCCTGCTGGGAATCGCAATCGTGGCCCCGCTCGCCGGGTACGCGCTCTCCGGCATTTTCGTAGTTCGCGCCGGCGAGTCGGGCATCGTGCGTCGCTTCGGGGCGGTGCAGCGGATTGGTCTGGAGCCCGGTCTGCACTTCGCCTGGCCATACCCCATTGACCGGGTGAATAGGGTGAGATCGCTCGAGACGCGGCGCCTGACGCTGGGTGTACCGCTTGAGCCGGATTCGGGTGCCATGGACCTCACCGAGGGCTGGCAACTCGTCGGCGACGAAAACATCGCCGACGTTCAAGTCGCGGTGCACTGGGGCGCCAAGCCGGACGCCGTCATCGACTATCAATTCGCCGTGGCGCAACGCGAAGCACTGGTTCGTGGCGTCGTGCTGGCTGCGATTCGCGAGGTGGTCGGCGGTCTACCCGTGGATCGCGTGCTCACCGTGGGGCGCGGGCAGGTCGAGGAAGACATCGAACGTTTGAGCCGGCAGCGATTGGAGGCGTATGGCAGCGGAATTCGCATCGACGCCGTTCGGATGCTGGATGCGCACGCGCCGCCCGATGTCCACGCCGCGTTTCGAGATGTGGCCAGCGCGCTGGAGGACCGCGCAACCTACGTCGATCAGGCGCGGACGATGGAGGCGCGGATCCTGCCGCTGGCGCGATCCCAGGCTGTGGAACGGCGTGAGCAGACGGCGGCACAGGCCGATTCCCTCGTTCGCTCGGCACGAGGCGAAGCCCATCGGTTCCTAGCGTTGCTGGAAGCCTATTCCCGGGCACCGGAAGTCACGCGGCGGCGCCTGGAGCTGGAGACGCTGGAGAGCGTGTTGCCCGGCGTTCGCAAATACATCAAGCCGCCCGCGGATTCCGGCGGCGAAGTCGAAATATGGTTCGTTGAGAAGGGCGAATTGCGTCGCGCTCAACCGTTCATGGAGAATTGA